GTAAATGCGGCCGACGAACGGCGAGATCAGCGTGACGCCCGCCTCGGCGCACGCCACCGCCTGCGCAAAGCTGAACAGCAGCGTCAGGTTGCAGTGGATGCCTTCGCGCTCGAGCTCGGCGGCGGCGCGAATGCCCTCCCACGTGCTCCCCACCTTGATCAGGACACGTTCACGGTCGATGCCCGCCTCCTGGTAGAGGCCAATCAGCTCCCGCGCCTTCGCCACCGTCGCCGCGGCGTCAAAACTCAGGCGCGCATCGACCTCGGTCGAGACCCGGCCCGGGACGATTTTCAGGATCTCGCGGCCGAAGTTCACCGCCAGGCGATCCATGAACGCCTCGGTCCGCTTGCCGCCGGCCAGGCCCAGGCGATCCGCGTCGGCCAGCGCCGCTTCAACCAGCGGCCGATAGGCCGGTTGCTGCGCCGCCTTCAGCAGCAGCGACGGGTTGGTGGTGGCGTCCTGGGGGCGGAACTGCCGCATCGCTTCGATGTCGCCGGTGTCGGCGACGACGGTGGTCACGCGCTTGAGCGAGTCGAGCAAAGACATGCAGATAAGGATACCCGAGGAGTGGGGCTTGGTCCCAAGCCACGACCGGTGCATATATGCTGGAGCATTCATGCAGGTCTTGGTCATCGACGTCGGCGGCAGCCACGTCAAACTCATGCACACCGGCAGCACCGAGACGCGCAAGTTCGACTCGGGCGATGGGTTCACGCCGCGGCAGGTCGTGGACGGCGCGTTGCCGCTGATTGCCGACTGGGCGTTCGACGCCATCACCATCGGCGTCCCCAGCCCCGTCATCCGCGGCGCCGTCGTCGCAGAGCCCTGGAACCTCGGCCAGGGTTGGGTCGGATTCGACTGGGCGGCCGCGTTCGGCGTGCCGGTCAAGGTGATGAACGACGCCGCGATGCAGGCCCTGGGCAGCGACGAGGGCGGGCGCATGCTCTTCCTCGGGCTGGGCTCCGGGCTCGGTACCGCGCTGGTGGATGAAGGGACGGTCGTCGCGCTGGAACTGGCCCACCTGCCGTTCAAGGACCAGACGTTCGAGGACCTGCTCGGCAAGCGAGGGCTGGACGCGCTGGGTGAAGAGCGTTGGCGGGCCGCCGTGCTCGAGGGCGCGGAGCTGCTGCGCGCCGCCGTGGCCGCCGAGTACGTCGTGCTCGGGGGCGGCAACGCCCGGCTGTTCACCGAGCTGCCGCCGCGCATCCATCGCGGCCACAACGACAAGGCGTTCGAGGGCGGCTTCCGCGCGTGGGACCAGCCTGAGCCGGCGTCCGAGGCGCCGGCACCGGGCCTGCGCGCCCTCGCCGTGTTCGCGCCGCGCCAGCACCTGCGCGACCTGTTCGCGACCGACCCCGGCCGCGCCGAGCGCTTCTCCCTCCACGTCGGCGAGCACCTCCACGTCGACTTCTCGAAGAACCTCATCACCGACGACTCGATGGCGGCGCTGGTCGAACTGGCGCGCAAGACCGGCGTCGAGGCGCTGCGCGACCGGATGTTCGCCGGCGACGCCGTCAACACCACCGAGAACCGCGCGGTCCTGCACGTCGCGCTGCGCAACCGCTCCTCGCGCCCGATGTTCGTGGATGGCCACGACGTGATGCCGGACGTGCGCGCCGCACTGGAGCACATCCGCCGCTTCACCGAGGCCGTGCGCGGCGGCGCGTGGCTCGGCTACTCCGGCTTGCGCATCACCGACGTCGTCAACATCGGCATTGGCGGGTCGGACCTCGGGCCGGCGATGGTGACCCAGGCCCTGGCGCCCTACGCCCGCGAAGGCCCGCGGGTGCACTTCGTCTCGAACGTGGACGGCACGCACCTCTCGGAAACCCTGCGGCGCCTGCACCCGGCGACGACGCTCTTCACCGTGGCGTCGAAGACGTTCACCACGCAGGAGACCATGACCAACGCGCGATCGGCGCGCGCCTGGTGCCTGGCCCGCGCCCAGGACGAAGCCGCCATCGCCCGGCACTTCGTGGCCATCTCGACCAACGCGGCCGAAGTCGGCAAGTTCGGCATCGCCGCCGAGAACATGTTCGTGTTCTGGAACTGGGTGGGCGGCCGCTACTCGCTGTGGTCGTCGATCGGCCTCCCGATCGCGCTCGCGACCGGCTACGGCCACTTCGAGCAGGTGCTGGACGGCGCTCACGAGATGGACGAGCACTTCCGGACCACCCCGATCGAGCGCAACGTGCCGATGGTGCTCGGCCTGTTGGGCGTCTGGTACGCAAGCGTGCTCGGCGCCGAGAGCCACGCGGTGTTGCCGTACGAGCAGTACTTGAGCCGGCTCCCGGCATTCCTGCAGCAGCTCGACATGGAGAGCAACGGCAAGCGCGTCGACCGCGACGGCCACCCCGTCACCACCCCCACGGCGCCCATCGTCTGGGGCGAGCCGGGCACCAACGGGCAGCACGCGTTCTTCCAGTTGTTGCACCAGGGCACGCGCCTGGTGCCGTGCGACTTCCTCGCCGGCATCCAGTCGCATGACCAGACCGGCGATCATCACCGGCTGCTGCTCGCCAACTGCCTGGCCCAGACCGAGGCGTTGATGCGGGGCAAGACCGAAGGGGAAGTGCGCGACGAGCTCGTCGCGCAGGGGTTGTCGGGCGCGGCGCTCGAGCGGCTGCTGCCGCACAAGGTGTTCCCGGGCAACCGCCCGTCAACGACGATTCTCTATCGCAAGCTGGGCCCGCGCGCCATCGGCATGCTGCTGGCGATGTACGAACACAAGGTGTTCACGATGGGCGCGATCTGGAACATCAACTCGTTCGACCAGTGGGGCGTCGAGCTCGGGAAGCAGCTGGCCACCACGGTGGCCGCCGATCTCGTGTCGCCGGCCACCGCCGCCGGCCACGACAGCTCGACCAACCGGCTGATCAACCTGGCGAAGCAGTACCTCGCCTAGCCGAGCGGGGGCCGCCCGCCCGCCCTCGGCCAGGCCGGGTGCGCGGAACGCGCGGCGAAGCTGATATGATGCTGTGTCGCGCGCCCATAGCTCAACTGGATAGAGCGTTGGCCTCCGAAGCCAAAGGTTGCAGGTTCAAGTCCTACTGGGCGCACCAGCCTTCGCTCACCTCACGGAACTAGGTAGCACAGTGCCAAGTATTGGCATCGTGCTGCCTTGGCACTTGGTGCCTAGTCGTGAAGCACGATGCTCAACAGCGACCTGTTGACCTTGATGGTGCCGTTGTATTCGATGAACCCCAGCTTGCGGAACTTGTTCATGAAGAAGTTCACGCGCGACCGCGTCGTGCCCACCATTTCCGCGAGCGTCTCCTGCGACAGCCTCGGCAATACCCGAATCGGGGCGTCGTCGTTGCCGTAGCGCGCCAGCAACAGCAGTGTCCGGGCCAGGCGCTTCTCGCTCGAGTTGAACAGCTGATCGACCAGGTCTTCCTCGATGCGGATGTTGCGTCCCAGCATGTGCGCGATGAACCGATCCGAAAACGCCGCCTGCTCGTGCAGCGTCCGCATCATCTCGCGCTTCGGGATGCGAACCAGCGTCGTGGCCACGACCGCGGTGGCGCTGCCCATCCTCAAGGGCTGAGCCGCCAGGCAGCCCTCACCGAAGAAGTCTCCGGGGCCGAGCATGGCGACCACCGCTTCTTTGCCCACCGTTGACAGCACCGACAGCTTGACGCCGCCGTCCTGAATGTAGAAGACGTCGCTGGCACTGGCCCCCTGGGCAAACACCACCGAACCGCGCGCGGCCCGCATGACCCGCCGGGGGAGCCCGTTGGCCTCGAGATACTGCTCCAGTTTGAACGGCGCGGTCTTGGTCGCTGGGTGCTTCGGTGGCATAAAGCTGATCTCTGCACAATCGATGCCGCCGATCGTGCCCACACGGCTACGGCAGAGATGGCCGCGAGCCCGCGGCGGCAATCGCCGGAATGACCGACCGCTCCACGAGGTCGTAAATCGCGCCAAGGTGGTCGCGGCGCTCACGGCTCACATCCGACCGTGACGTCGTCACGACCACCAGCTGCATGTCGGGGATGATGAAGACGAACTGCCCGCCGTAGCCCCACGCGTAGTAGGCCTCGTGCCCGGCGAGCTCGCGAATCCAGAAGCCGTAGCCGTACTCGCGGTCGCTCCCCCAGCGTGAACGGCCACGCGGCACCCGCGTCTCCGCGATCCAGCTCTTCGGCAGAAGTTGTCGATCGCCGATCCGGCCGTCGTTCAGGTAAAGCTCCCCGAAGCGCACCATCTGCCGCGACGTCATCAGCATCTCGTTGCCGCCGAAGAACACGCCCTGCGGGTCCTGCGTCCAACGCGCCAGCGAAAACCCCAGCGGCCTGGCCAGCGCTTCCTGCGCGAACTGCCACGTGCTGGTCTTCGTGGCCTTGGTCAGGATCGCCGACAGCAAGTGCGAGCTGCCGGTGCTGTACTCCACGCGCGTGCCGGGTGGCTCCGCCAGCGGGCGCGACAGCACGTAGCGCACCCAGTTCGGGCTCTGCACCCACGCGCCGTAGTCGCGTCCGCTCGTGGACGGCAGGCCCGACCTCATCGTCAGCAGATCCTCGATGGTGATGGCGCGCTTCAGCGCGTCGCGATCTTTCGTCAGTTCCGGAAAGTAGTCGGCGATCGGCTGCCGGACGTTCTTGATCAGCCCGCGCGACACCGCCATGCCGACCAGCGCCGAGATCACGCTCTTGGACGCCGACTTGATGTTCACCGGCTGCGCCGCCCGCGCGCCGCCGAAGTAGCGCTCGAGCACGAGCTCGCCGCGATGACTGACCAGCAGGCTGCGCAACCGCGGCAGCCCGGCCGCCGCCTTGGCCGCCGGTTCAAGATCAATCCCGGCTGCCGGTCCGAGCGCAATGTAGTGTCCGCCTTCAGGCGGACCCAGGGCATTCGCCGGACGCCACAGCAACACGACAATCGCCACCAGCGACACTGCGCACCGGGTCATATAGGAGGCCGATTGAATATCACATTTCAGCTAAGATCCCGATGATTCGTGGAGCGTGGCTTATGGATGTATTGAAGAAGTTATCTGTGTTATCTGTGTCATCTGCGGCCCTGGTGATGATCTCTGCGTCATCTGCGGCAGCACAGGTCACGCGCACGGACTACGAGCGCGCGCAGGCGCTGCAGACCCAATACGAAGCACTGGCCGTCCACGTCCCCGAGCCGGCCACGTGGATTGGCACCACCCATCGTTTCTACTATCGACGTTCCCTCACCGACGGCTACGAGTTCGTCACCGTGGATGCCGACATCAGACAGAAGCAGCCGTCGTTCGACCACGCCCGCCTGGCGGAGTCGCTGTCGAAGGCGGCGTCGAAGGCCTACACCGCGCACAAGCTGCCCTTCCAGTCGTTCACCTTCAACGACGCGCTGAGCGCCATCGACATGACCATCGACGGCGCCCGCTGGACGTGCGTGCTCGCCGACTATGCCTGCCGCACGCCGGAGCTGCCGCCGCCCGGTGAGATTCGCCGCGGCATCAATGGTCCGGTGCGCGGCGACATTTCGGCGGCCACGCCGCGGCCGCGCCTGTCGCCCGATGGCAAGTGGATGGCGTTCATCGACAACTACAACCTCGCCATCCGCCCGTTCGGCGGCGACCCTTCGACAAGCTCAGGGTCGTCCCGAGCAAGGTCGAGGGGCGACAAGCGCACGGCGCTCAGCACCGACGGCTCGGAGGGCAACTATTACGACGGCGCCTCGATCGTGTGGTCGCCCGACTCCAGCAAGCTCGCCGCCTACCGCGTGCGGCCCGGCTATCGGCGCCTCGTCCATTACGTGTCGTCGTCTCCGGAAGACCAGTTGCAGCCGGAGCACTGGGCTGTCCAGTACGCCAAGCCCGGTGATCAGCTCGACCTCGAGCATCCAGTGCTGTTCGAGGTGCGGAGCCAGAAGCAGGTGATCGTCGATTCGCGGTTGTTCCCGAATCCGTTCGACATGTCGGACCTGGTGTGGCGCAAAGACAGCCGCGGGTTCACCTTCGAATACAACCAGCGCGGGCACCAGGTCTATCGCGTGATCGAGGTCGATGCGCAAACCGGCGCCGCCCGCGCCGTGATTGCCGAGGAGCCGAAGACCTTCTTCTACTACAACCGCTCCGCCGCGACGCTGCAGGCCGGCAAGCGCTTCCGCTACGATCTGAACGACGGCAAGGAAGTGGTGTGGATGTCGGAGCGCGACGGCTGGAACCATCTCTACCTGGTCGACGGCGCCACCGGCGCGGTGAACACCCAAATCACGAAGGGCGCGTGGCCGGTGCGGCACGTGCTAAAGGTGGATGAAGAGAAGCGCCAGCTCTGGTTCAGCGCCGGCGGCATGACGGCCGGCCAGGATCCCTACTTCCAGCACTACTACCGCATCAACCTCGATGGCACCGGCCTCACGCCCCTCACCGCCACCGACGCCAATCACGTCGTCGAGTTCTCGTCGGACATGACGATGTTCGTGGATCACTACTCGCGAGTGGACATGGCGAGCGTATTGGAACTGCGACGTTCGGAGGGAGGGGGCTTCAGCCCCCTCCCCATCGAAATCGAAAGGGGCGACATCAGCGGGTTGACCAAGGCCGGCTGGCGCGCGCCGGAGGTGTCCGTGGCCAAGGGCCGCGACGGCGCCACCGACATCTGGGGATTGGTGTGGAAGCCGACGCGGTTCGATCCGTCGAAGAAGTATCCGGTGATCGAGTACATCTACGCCGGCCCGCACGGCACGCACACGCCGAAGACGTTTTCGGCGTTCACGCCCATGCAGGCGCAGGCCGAGCTCGGCTTCATCGTCGTGCAGATGGACGGCATGGGCACGTCGAACCGGTCGAAGGCGTTCCAGGACGTGGCGTGGCAGAACATCAAGGACGCGGGGTTCCCCGATCGCATCCTCTGGCACCGGGCCTACGCGGCGAAGAATCCGTGGTACGACATCACGCGCGTCGGCATCTACGGCGGCTCCGCGGGCGGCCAGAACGCGATGGGCGCGTTGCTGTTCCATCCCGACTTCTACAAGGTGGCGGTGTCGTACGCGGGCTGCCATGACAACCGCATGGACAAGATCTGGTGGAACGAGCAGTGGATGGGATGGCCGATCGGCCCGCAGTACTCCGCCTCGTCAAACGTCGATCACGCGTGGCGGCTGCAGGGCAAGCTCCTGCTGATCGTCGGCGAGCTCGATACCAACGTCGATCCCTCGTCCACCCTGCAGGTGGTGAGCGCGCTGCTCAAGGCCAACAAGAATTTCGACTACCTGATGGTTCCGGGCGCCGAACACAACGCCGGCCGCGGTGGTGAGTACGCCGACTACGGCGAGCGCAAGCGCTTCGACTTCTTCGTCCGCCACCTGCTCGGCCAGAACCCACCCGAATGGAGCGCGGCGTCCTCAAAGTAGCATCCGGCATTAATGTGGCGTCCGGCTTTAGCCGGACCGCGCAATGTGGTGTCCGGCTTTAGCCGGACCATGGGCTCGGCGCTCGCGCGAAGCGGCATGTCCCGGCGTTCGCTCTCCTTCGCCGGTCAAATCTCCCTCCGGCGCATTAAGCGCAGAGCGAAGCATGTAGTGCCAGGCTGCGCCTGCGTAGCCTCCGGTCGATTTGTCTGCCAGTAACCCGCGTCGGCTCAGTCGAACGCTCACGCCGGGACATGCCACTCCGCACGAGCGCGCGGTCGCCCCTCCTCCCGCCGGGTTGCGCTTGCGTGGAAGCTGACGGCAAGCGGCCGCCGCGTTCAGCGGATCGGTTCGGCGGTGTAAATCAGTCCGGAGTGGTTGCTGATGTACGCAAACCCGCACGGGTCGGTCGTGTCCTTGATCGCGAACCAATAGCCGTCCGGCGTCACGTCAAGCGTCAGCTTCCACCCCGGCAGGATGTCGGCATCCGGGCTGAACGAGACGCGCTTCGAGAACTCGTTCGGATTCGCGCGCATGCTTGCGGCCCAGGGCGAGTCTGCGAGCTGCGCATGACTGAAGAAGACCCTCGCTCGAGAGTTCGGTTGGTTGAACTGGAGGTTATTGATGGTCCGCGTCGCCGTGAGCGCCTCACGCCGGCGCACCGTCTGCTCCGCGGCTTCGTTTGGGCCGTGAAGGCATTGTTGCGCATAGGCCGACGCCGAAATCGACAACGAGATGATCGTGAATGCAATTGCCAATCTTCGCATCGCTGCCCCCATTCCGCCCTATTCCGGTTCGTGTGCCGGCTCATGCTCCGCCCTGGTCCTCGAAGCTATCGAATCGCGTCGGCGTAACGTACCGCGCCTGAGCTGCGGCGGCAAGATGCCCCAACGGCGCCGGGTTGCTCAACGCCGCCAGCTCCAGGCGCCGGTTAGGCGCCAGCTACTTATTTAACTCGGCCTCGACACGCGCGACTATTGAAGCACAAGCATCGTCATCGCTTGGCGACTGCCAGTAGGCCGGTGGGCCCTTGCCCCCACCGAGAGTCCTTTGAATCTTCGTTTGAGTCCAGTCAGTCGGGATCGGGTAACGCCCAGCCGACGTCATGAACAGAGATAGCCGTTTGAGTACGTCCCTCTCCGCAGGAGTGCATTTGCACGCTAGTTTGTCAGCGAGTTGAACCAGATTGTGGCTGCCGACGCCAAGAATCTTTTGCAGGATGCCAGACAACGCGAGCCGGTTACCACGCTTCACCCAAAGACCCTTAAGCAGGCACTCGACGGCATAGCCTCTCAGCATTATCTCTGCAGGGTGAGTGAGTGCATCATCCGGAACGGGGTCGTCAATGTTGAGAGGCACGGCGCTAGCAATGTCGCGAGCGCGGCGAAGCACTCCGGCTGCGGCAAACAGTGAATGAGCAGATGCGGTCCAAGTTTCGACCGAATTGCCCGCCCAGTCATACATGGCGATCTGCTTCAATCGGCTGAGCATTTGGTTCGTCGCTGAACGCTCCGGTTCAGCGGCGGCGCTAGGCGCCGTCCGCTGCAACCGGTGGTCATGCGGTGCTCGCGTGAGCCTTCGCCATGAACGCCGCTAGGAAATCCCTGTGCTTCGTGGTGTCGCTTTTGGCCAGACGGATCCTATAGCGTCCCCATCGAGAATCGTAGTCCATGACGTCGAGACCAGAACCATCCAACTGCGCCTGCGTCTCATCCGAGCGGTCGAGCCGAACCTCGACAAGCAGCCAGTCCTTCTTAGGGCGAAAAATGACGAAGTTGTTCGGGTGACCGCCCTTGGCAAGACCTATGTAGAACTTGTTGTACTTGAGTTCCAGGTCGCGATCGAACGCCCGAACCACCTCGAGCAATTCGTCGGCCATCGCCAAAGTCTGCTTACTCGCCCGCGCTTCCCAGTAGGAACGGTCGGCCGTCGCCTGAACCTCTTCGTCCTCATCGACAAGTCCCAGGCGCATTTCGTCCAGCACCTTGGAGCAGACCAACGAGACGGAATCGCCAAGGCGAAACGCATTCAACTGAATCGCCACCAGTGGGATAGACCCATTGAAGAGACTGATGACATTCAAGAAGCGGCTCGTGATGTCCTCCGCGACGATTACAGCTGTATGGTCGTACTGTGGGTAGCGTTTGCGCTCGATATCCCAGTACTCAATCGTGCGAATGATGTGTGCCTCGTCGCTTTTGCCAAGCTGGATCTCTACCTCGTACCTCTTAGTCGTCTCAGAATCCTGAAACAGTAAATCGAGACGCCCGGCCCGCGGCTGAGGCCGCTCCTTGTCCTTGAGAACGATGTCCCCAAGGCCGAGAAGTGAGGGGTCCTCACCAATGCGGGCCTGAAGCCATCGCTCGTCGAGTTCCGGGTGGTCTTTCAGCCACAAGCGCTCGGGCTTTGCGTATTTCAGAGACGTCATTGATCTCCTTGACTCGCGTCCGCATAACGACTACGAATGAGTCGCGCGCACCTGGAGCCCGCGCGCGCCGGCTCCATTCGTTTGGTTAGGCTTCTGCAAGCCGGATCGGTGACTCATCCGACCTGCCTGAGCCAGTCGCGAACAATTGAGTCGATGCGCTCAATTTCGATCGACGGCAGAACGTTCGTGTGCATGATGATATTCCTCGACATCTCCAGGTCGGTGAAGCGGGCGTTGATCCACGCCTGGTCAGGAAACAGGTCAGAGAAGTCGTCCCAGTTCGCAATGATCATCTGCGACAGCTGCCCGAACGTGGTATACCCGATGTCCGCTTCCGATCTTTGGGCGTGGTACTTCGCCTTCGCTTCCTTGTCCCGCAATTTCGCGACGGCCTCGCGGATCTTTGCCGGAACTTTGAGATTCCACCAGTCCGCGCCGTGATGCTCAGCAAGGCGCTGAATGATCAGCTCGCGCACGGCGTTCTCAAGGCAAAAGAACGAGACGTACACATGCTGCATCTGAAGCGCCTTGTGCCGAATTGGCGGACTGAAGTCCGCGACCTTCACTTCGGCGAGTGCTTGACCGCTCGATGGGCCACGCACGGATATTCCCGACTGCTCCAAACGAGTCAATGAGTCATCGAGGAGCATCGTCTTAAATACACCGTTCTGCAGATCTGTGAGCCATGCCACGATCAGTCTCCCAAATGCTCTTTAAGGCTCTTGAAGATGGCGTTGTAAACGGCGATTTCGGTCGTGGCTGGCAGGTGAATCTGGATGTTGTAGCTGAAGGCGATGGGCCGCGCGGCTTTGTCGCCGGGTTCGTGGGAACTCTTCTCGGGCTTCTTTTCCTCGTGTTTCTTGTCGTCTCGCTTTTCGGTCTCAGGCTTATGCACCGATGCCTTCGCCTGCTCGGTCTCGGTCGTGAAGTCGGCGTTCTCGCAGAGCATCTCGAACGTCGTGGTAATCAAGTCAACGTATCGTTGCTCACGGCCCGTGACGCGGCTGACGAGCCCCTTGACAGCCTCGCGGTCCTGAGTGTGGGCGTCGGTGTGAAGTGCAAGCAGATCGGCATAGACTTCTCTGATCCCCTCTGCGAGCACCCGCTTGGCGTGGGTCTTCTGGCGGTATGCACGATAGCGGTCCGTGGGCTGCCCGTTCGGATCGAGGAACCCGAGGCGCTTCAGCAGCGTCGGAAAGGCACGGTCATTCGAACTCGTGAACCCGAGCTTCTTCAGGAACTCGAATGTCACCCTTTCGGGAACCGCAGCCGTCTGCAACTTTGAAAGAAGCTCTGGAAACCTTTTGGGCGACATCAAGTACGGCAGGTCTGTAGCCATATGCTCGAACTCTACTCCAGAAGCCAACCGTATCTATGCCGCGAGCCCGTCAGCCTAATATCGCCACTCCTTAGCCGCCAGACGCGCAGCTAAGGAGTCGGTCCGAAATCGGCCCAGACTCGCTCGTGAGTTGCAGATCGTGCGGGCGGTATCACTCGCCTGTAGCTCCGCGCTCGAACGCCCCTCGCTGCGCGCCCGGAAAGGTAACCGCTTCATCGGGTCCGGCCTTAGCGCCCCGTCAGACCCGCCTCCACGGCGCGACGACCGCCGCCGCTGCAGACCTGTCCGCCAGAGCCTTGGGGAGGTGGAAGCGCGTGCGCAACCGGGCAGGGAACTACCAAAGGCTTCTGTATTTAGTAGACGGGCATCCCCGGAAAATATTCTCAACTGCGATGGACTGCGCGTGAAGCGGCGCGACGGGCGCACATCCTCGGGCTAGATGCGCCTACCACATTGGCACCATCTCGCTGAAGCCGGACGCACCGCGACGCGCCGCTTGCCGTCAGCTGGAGCGCGAGCGCAACCCGGCGGGAGGAGGGGCGACCGCGATTTATGAGAACAGGGGCATCAACAGCGCCCCGACGGTCAGGTCTTTGGCAGACAACCTCGCAGCGAGCGTTGGGGCGTCAGGCAGACCGAGCTGCGAGTTGACAGCCGTGTGGAGCGAGCGCGGAAGCTGATGGCAAGCGGCGCGTGCGGCACATGGTCCGGCTGACCGCCTTCGCCAAGGCTTCCACCTTCGCCGAGGCTACGGTGGACACGTCGGCGCGTCGAGAAGCCGGACGCCACATTGACCCATCACCCGTCAGGCCGGCCGCCCATAAAGGGCGGCCCTACATTTAGGAAACCGAATGGGTTTGCCTCCACCGGTACGCGGCACCAACCCCTTTGGCACCCAAGGCACCTCAGGCACCCTAAGCACCCTCGACGAGGGCCAAGTAAAGTAGACCGGTGCCCCGTCGCTCCGCCGCCTTCATCTTGGCCCTGTGCCTCGCCTCCTGCTC
This sequence is a window from Vicinamibacterales bacterium. Protein-coding genes within it:
- a CDS encoding serine hydrolase, translated to MTRCAVSLVAIVVLLWRPANALGPPEGGHYIALGPAAGIDLEPAAKAAAGLPRLRSLLVSHRGELVLERYFGGARAAQPVNIKSASKSVISALVGMAVSRGLIKNVRQPIADYFPELTKDRDALKRAITIEDLLTMRSGLPSTSGRDYGAWVQSPNWVRYVLSRPLAEPPGTRVEYSTGSSHLLSAILTKATKTSTWQFAQEALARPLGFSLARWTQDPQGVFFGGNEMLMTSRQMVRFGELYLNDGRIGDRQLLPKSWIAETRVPRGRSRWGSDREYGYGFWIRELAGHEAYYAWGYGGQFVFIIPDMQLVVVTTSRSDVSRERRDHLGAIYDLVERSVIPAIAAAGSRPSLP
- a CDS encoding DUF5343 domain-containing protein — its product is MATDLPYLMSPKRFPELLSKLQTAAVPERVTFEFLKKLGFTSSNDRAFPTLLKRLGFLDPNGQPTDRYRAYRQKTHAKRVLAEGIREVYADLLALHTDAHTQDREAVKGLVSRVTGREQRYVDLITTTFEMLCENADFTTETEQAKASVHKPETEKRDDKKHEEKKPEKSSHEPGDKAARPIAFSYNIQIHLPATTEIAVYNAIFKSLKEHLGD
- a CDS encoding Swt1 family HEPN domain-containing protein, which gives rise to MAWLTDLQNGVFKTMLLDDSLTRLEQSGISVRGPSSGQALAEVKVADFSPPIRHKALQMQHVYVSFFCLENAVRELIIQRLAEHHGADWWNLKVPAKIREAVAKLRDKEAKAKYHAQRSEADIGYTTFGQLSQMIIANWDDFSDLFPDQAWINARFTDLEMSRNIIMHTNVLPSIEIERIDSIVRDWLRQVG
- the tal gene encoding transaldolase; this encodes MSLLDSLKRVTTVVADTGDIEAMRQFRPQDATTNPSLLLKAAQQPAYRPLVEAALADADRLGLAGGKRTEAFMDRLAVNFGREILKIVPGRVSTEVDARLSFDAAATVAKARELIGLYQEAGIDRERVLIKVGSTWEGIRAAAELEREGIHCNLTLLFSFAQAVACAEAGVTLISPFVGRIYDYYRKERGAEIPADEDPGVSSVTRIYHYYKKYGYRTQVMGASFRKVDQIVHLAGCDLLTISPDLLEVLQQADGAITPRLTPEAARSSAEEKITLDEKTYRWLHNQDAMAVEKLSDGIRRFYEDGRKLEQWAAKALATA
- the pgi gene encoding glucose-6-phosphate isomerase gives rise to the protein MQVLVIDVGGSHVKLMHTGSTETRKFDSGDGFTPRQVVDGALPLIADWAFDAITIGVPSPVIRGAVVAEPWNLGQGWVGFDWAAAFGVPVKVMNDAAMQALGSDEGGRMLFLGLGSGLGTALVDEGTVVALELAHLPFKDQTFEDLLGKRGLDALGEERWRAAVLEGAELLRAAVAAEYVVLGGGNARLFTELPPRIHRGHNDKAFEGGFRAWDQPEPASEAPAPGLRALAVFAPRQHLRDLFATDPGRAERFSLHVGEHLHVDFSKNLITDDSMAALVELARKTGVEALRDRMFAGDAVNTTENRAVLHVALRNRSSRPMFVDGHDVMPDVRAALEHIRRFTEAVRGGAWLGYSGLRITDVVNIGIGGSDLGPAMVTQALAPYAREGPRVHFVSNVDGTHLSETLRRLHPATTLFTVASKTFTTQETMTNARSARAWCLARAQDEAAIARHFVAISTNAAEVGKFGIAAENMFVFWNWVGGRYSLWSSIGLPIALATGYGHFEQVLDGAHEMDEHFRTTPIERNVPMVLGLLGVWYASVLGAESHAVLPYEQYLSRLPAFLQQLDMESNGKRVDRDGHPVTTPTAPIVWGEPGTNGQHAFFQLLHQGTRLVPCDFLAGIQSHDQTGDHHRLLLANCLAQTEALMRGKTEGEVRDELVAQGLSGAALERLLPHKVFPGNRPSTTILYRKLGPRAIGMLLAMYEHKVFTMGAIWNINSFDQWGVELGKQLATTVAADLVSPATAAGHDSSTNRLINLAKQYLA
- a CDS encoding Crp/Fnr family transcriptional regulator, with the translated sequence MPPKHPATKTAPFKLEQYLEANGLPRRVMRAARGSVVFAQGASASDVFYIQDGGVKLSVLSTVGKEAVVAMLGPGDFFGEGCLAAQPLRMGSATAVVATTLVRIPKREMMRTLHEQAAFSDRFIAHMLGRNIRIEEDLVDQLFNSSEKRLARTLLLLARYGNDDAPIRVLPRLSQETLAEMVGTTRSRVNFFMNKFRKLGFIEYNGTIKVNRSLLSIVLHD
- a CDS encoding DPP IV N-terminal domain-containing protein, with the translated sequence MLSVSSAALVMISASSAAAQVTRTDYERAQALQTQYEALAVHVPEPATWIGTTHRFYYRRSLTDGYEFVTVDADIRQKQPSFDHARLAESLSKAASKAYTAHKLPFQSFTFNDALSAIDMTIDGARWTCVLADYACRTPELPPPGEIRRGINGPVRGDISAATPRPRLSPDGKWMAFIDNYNLAIRPFGGDPSTSSGSSRARSRGDKRTALSTDGSEGNYYDGASIVWSPDSSKLAAYRVRPGYRRLVHYVSSSPEDQLQPEHWAVQYAKPGDQLDLEHPVLFEVRSQKQVIVDSRLFPNPFDMSDLVWRKDSRGFTFEYNQRGHQVYRVIEVDAQTGAARAVIAEEPKTFFYYNRSAATLQAGKRFRYDLNDGKEVVWMSERDGWNHLYLVDGATGAVNTQITKGAWPVRHVLKVDEEKRQLWFSAGGMTAGQDPYFQHYYRINLDGTGLTPLTATDANHVVEFSSDMTMFVDHYSRVDMASVLELRRSEGGGFSPLPIEIERGDISGLTKAGWRAPEVSVAKGRDGATDIWGLVWKPTRFDPSKKYPVIEYIYAGPHGTHTPKTFSAFTPMQAQAELGFIVVQMDGMGTSNRSKAFQDVAWQNIKDAGFPDRILWHRAYAAKNPWYDITRVGIYGGSAGGQNAMGALLFHPDFYKVAVSYAGCHDNRMDKIWWNEQWMGWPIGPQYSASSNVDHAWRLQGKLLLIVGELDTNVDPSSTLQVVSALLKANKNFDYLMVPGAEHNAGRGGEYADYGERKRFDFFVRHLLGQNPPEWSAASSK